In Lolium rigidum isolate FL_2022 chromosome 3, APGP_CSIRO_Lrig_0.1, whole genome shotgun sequence, the genomic window ACTTACGTGTTGTGGTGGTTTCCGTCTTGTAAAATCTGATGCAGCCTACAGCCCTATACCGTGGAAATGGGTGCCTGTAGTTTCAGAGTACCAATCGAAAAAGGTTAGGTAGGGTGTACCTTCAGCATTGCAATCTGTCATCGGCATGAATAGTGCAGAATAGGTGACCCGTACGTACGTACTAGAGCTACGAATGCCATGCCTACCGGCGGCCTGCCATCTTAGACCTGTCTTACACTTGACACTCAACTGACGGAGCTCCTGAGACGTGCACCCCGGACCTAATGTCAGGTACGATGGTGTATCTTCTGACGTCCTTGGGGATTTAGCGCACGCAGGATCACATGGCCTTTGCTAACGATCCAGGACAAACGTCTGAAACTCAAAGGAACGATTCATCACATGTTGCTCAATCGATTAGCATGACAAAAGGAGTAACCAAAAAGTGAATAAGTTATATTTCGATCTAGTTGTTGTTTATAGTTGAAATTAGAGTGACTGTTAGACGAAAGTTGCTATGAGTTAATAAGTTGCCTTGTAAATAATTTGCCCCTCttttaactactccctccgattcatgttAGTTGATCTTAAAATGGACGTATATAcaactaaaatgtatctagatacatctatattagcatcaagtaatatgggttGGAGGGAGCACCTCTTCATGCTAACATCGAAAGGAGTACATAGTCAGATTACAAAACAGTTGATCTATGGAGGAGGGAGGATCAAAGGTGTTAAACCAAAAAACTGAAAAATCTTAAACATCGGCATCCTGGCAATGGTAGGTCCAAAGGCGAACGTTCCATATTTCCTCCACCGGTAAAGAAGGAGGTGGTTGACCGAATATCCCTTTTGGCTTATAGGTGTAGATACAACCACTGCCTAAAAAATGTATATTTTAAGAATTAATGTAAAAAATATCTCAAAAGAAATTCTAGGTGTATATCCAGACATTCTATGTCCGTCCACAAAATTTTGAGAAAATATGATGTGATTTGTGTAAAAAAATACAATTTATAATGCTCCTACATAGATTCTCACAAGACATTTTTTTATCTTCTTACACAGACTAGAAATAATGTCCCTTTCTCATAAAATTTTGTGTGATCATAGCATATCCTGATGTACAATCGTAAAAAAATTCAGTTTTTTTAACTTTTAAATACATTTTTATAATATGAGCATttagacctatgagccaaaacaccatatcCTTGGTTGACGTCGTCATCGGAGGGGTAGCACGAGCACGCAGGCAGGCGACAATACGCGGGAGAACAAGAAGCGCATGTTGTTGGTGCAGACCCTTTGATCGATGATGCACGGGCCATTTTGaaaatcatgcatttgttaaggaGTGCATTTCCTCCAAACACGACTTGCATGCTCATCATTTTGCAGTTGTCTAAAATAATAGGCTAGGGTCCTTGTTTGAGACAACTTTGTTAGTGAAACAATTAAAACTCTGCCGCATTCGTTTGGTTCAAAAGTTACACCCTCGATGATGGAGTTAACGAAACAGAGCTCGGAAGAGGCTAGACACGAAATACAAGGGATAAGGAAGTTTGAGCCCCTATTGGAGATGATGGGGGGACCTGAGTTGTTAGGGCAGGAGGTATGCGCACGATGACGAGAAATCTACTAGCCAACAAAAGCATTACGGTAATGGCTTTGGAGCGGAAGGCGGGAGAGTGGAGAGGACATCCTTCCACAAGGGAATGTCAAGGAAGTGCGACTTTCCAAGGCCACGGGAGAGAGATACCACACATAGAATCAACGGAGCCACATAGACCATGGGGCGGAAGACACATGGTCTAGCTTATTAAGGAATTTAGTGACAATGAGATGTTTTGAGAGGCAAGACATAGAACCTGAAACCCTATTGGACCCGTGGGGGTGCAAACCTAAGCGACTTTGAAATTTCCACCATTGCATAAATCTGCACATGTGCATAGGAATGCATGACGATGCTTATCGATGGCATCAATAGTACCCATATGGAGGATCCCGACACTCATTACATGGTAAATGGGGAGGAGAGAACTGAGTTGACAAGAATGTGGCAGCTACTGATGGGGGTGTAATTTTCGTGCAAGCCATCAAGATACCTACCACATTTAGAAATGATTGGGGCCAAGTCAACGACATATAGTTTGTGCCTAAAGAGAAAGAGCTCAATATAAGTTGGGGAAGAGAGAAAAATGGGTAGCCGAATGCGGCCATTATGGTCATGACATTAGGCTGAGCGATAAGGAGAGGCACAAATGTGCTTTTATTGAAATTATTGTGAAAGCCAATGGCGGGGGAAAACGAGTCAAGTATGTTCTTAAGCGTTATGACATTCTCCAAGATGACACGGAGAATGATGAGGGTGCCGTCTATCGATCTATGTATTGGCGGACAGGACATGTGACAAAAGAATGGGAAAGTATACCATCACTAGAAGCTCAAAGAATTAGATGCGGACATCGGCACGATGAAGGAACAGGGGCAAGGAATCACGTTGGTGAACACCTCATAGACATTAGATCGAATTCCCGAGCAAGGCATTAAGCAACACTACAATTTTACTAGGACAATTTATAAGCGAGATCTAGTCCCACTTTTGCTTGGGAAAGCCATTAGCTTGCAAGATAGCATCAAGAGCTTCCCAACTGATGGAGTCAAAGGCTTTGCATAAGCAAGCTTAAAGATCAATGCCAGGGCCAAGCTCTTGTGGAAAAGTTAAATGATATTGGCGGCATAGGCGCAGTTCTCGGTGTTGAAGAGGCCAGAGAGAATGCTAGTTTTATCGGCATAGACATGAGAGGGGATCTGGATCCTAAGGCGGAGAGTCAGGTATTTAATGCAGAATTTCATGTTATTGTTTTTGGAGGGAGATAGGATAAAGGTTATCTGACTTGTTTGCTATAATCTTTTTTTATATGAAGGAGGACAATGTTGACTTAGTAATGGGTCGAATGTCGGCTTTAAGCAATGGAAATTAGAGAGAAAGGACAGGATAAGAGGTtatctttaaaaaaaaaatcagggcCAAACTCGCTAGGCCCGAGACAGACACATCTCTTGTAGAATGGACCGCGATCCAAAGCTCCTCGAGGGTGAAGTCGGGATGGATTGAATTAGGTAGATAGCCTCAGCCCAATCAAGGGGTAGAGGACATCGGCAAAAGAAGATGAAATATGAATGAGCAAGCTAGTGGAAGTACCTAGAATTTGGACCGGGCTAGTTCTCAATTGAACTAGAACTAACTTAATTCTAGGTTTTGTTTAAATCCCTGTGCGATTTATATGCACTCGAAAAAAGTGGAAATACACATTCATGTGCATTTTTCATGTGCACGAATCACGATGTAAATCAAACGGTATTAGAGTTAAGCTAGAACTAACTCAATTGTCAGTCGATTTTGAACTACCATAAAGGCcagagtttttctcaataactagtactccctccgtccagaaAAAGATGCCAAAATTTGCCTAGGTACACATATATCTAAACGTGATCGAGTGTATAGATACACTCATAACTATACAAATCTACGGCATCATTTTCTGAACGAAGTTCTTTAGTTTGGCTACAATAACAAAAATGGAAAACAAGAAGTGAGCAACAAACTTCACAAATTGAACTACACATGGATGACTCTGTCATACTATAGCACAACACAGGTCTGTACACACTCGTGCAGCATCAATGACACACTAAACCTACCCGGTGAAAAGATCAGGCTGCGCAGCCAGTGCGCATCACAGTGGCCGGTGAACGTGAACTTTCTACGTGGATTCATCACGCGTGCGTAAATTGGAATATCTTGTGACCTTTCACCCCGTAGAGGTAGAGCGCTGGGTGACCCTACACGATCGACCACTCTGCACCAAGTCCAAAAGCTTTGGAATCTAACCAACGTGTCCGGAATCTAGAGGTAGCTTCCTTCGACCACACAACACAAGCACGACAAGTGTACGGACGTAAGGGCGACATAGCTTACTCGCTGTTACTGTGGAGCGCCGATGAGCTCAGTAGATTTCTTGCGCTCATGGCGCAcgacgccgtcgacgtcgtcgtccgTGTCCTTGCCGAAGAGCTTCCCGGTGTCCTCCAGGCTCCTGCCCATCGTCTCCGGCAGGAAGAAGTACATGAACACCCACCCCGCGGCGGCGATGCAGGCGTAGAGGTAGAACGCCCCGGCGATGGTGATGGTGTGGGTGAGCGAGAGGAAGGACATGGTGGTGGCCCCGCCCATGAGCCGGTTCAGCCCCGTCCCGATGGCGGCGGCCTGCGCGCGCAGCCGCAGCGGGTAGATCTCCGAGCAGTACACCCACGCCACCGGGCCCAGCCCCGACGCGAACGACGCCACGAACGACAGCATCGCCGCGATGCTCACGGCGCCCAGCGCCTTGGCCTCCGACTCTGGCCGACGGTCCAGCATGAGCAGGGACGTGGCGAGCGTGAAGAGGAAGATGGCCATCCCGCCGCCGCTGGCCAGCAGCAGCGGCCTCCGCCCGATGCGGTCGAGGAGGAGCGTCGCGATGGGTATGAAGAAGGTCTTGCAGGCGCCCACCGCCATGGACGCCCCCAGCGAGTTGGTCTTGGACTTGATGCCGGCGGCCTCGAACACCCGCGGGCTGTACATGACGACGCAGTCGACGCCCGTGGCCTGCTGGATGAACATGAGGCCGAGCCCCGCCACGAGCATGCGTCGCACGGGCCGGCTCGGGTTGATGAGCAGCTCCCTCCACACCCCCTGCCCGCGCGCGGCCTCGTTGGCGCGCACTATGGCGACCACGTCGTCGGCGTCGGTGGCGTCGGCGGGGATGCCGACGACCCGCTTGATGTCGAGGAGccgctcctcggcctcctcgtgCGAGTCGGAGGTCCTCCGGAGCACGCGGCGCGCGTCCTCGATGCGGCCGCGCATGACGAGCCAGCGCGGGGACTCCGGCATGGCGAGCACGGCGAAGCCGAGGAAGACGGGCGGCACGGCGCCGACGAGGAACATGGCGCGCCAGCTCTGGTGGACGGGGAGGCGCGCGAAGGCGAAGTTGGAGACGTAGCCCAGGAGGATGCCGAAGTTGTTGAACAcctccgggaaggtggtgaggaagCCGCGGCTGGAGGTGGGCGCCACCTCGGCGGTGTACACGGGCGCGATCATGAGCGCGTAGCCGACGCCGATGCCGGCCACGAAGCGGCCGGCCATGAGGAAGGCGTAGTTGGGGGCGAGACCCATGACGAGGGCGCCAGTGAAGAAGATGGCGGCCGCGAGCACCATGGTGTACCGCCGGCCCAGCCAGTCGGACGTCAGCCCCGCCGCCAGCGAACCGAAGAGCGAGTAGATGCTGATGACGCCGGCCAGGATCTCGATCTGGGTGTCCGTGATCTTCAGGTCCTCCTTCATGAACAGCTGAGCGCCGCTCATCACCGAGATGTCTGCTCGATCATGCCGTGCGCACAACCCACGTCAAGAACATGCACGTACGGACATGGTGGTAGTTAGGAGTGGAAATGCACGTACCATATCCGAGGAGGACGGAGTTCATGGaggcgaggagggcgcaggcgaaggCGTACTTGTTGATGGAAGGGCGCTTCGCCGGCGCCACGGCCACCGGCACGGCGTCCGTGTCCGTGCTCATGGCGATCGATCGGTTTGAAGATGAGGCGTTTGTGGTAATCTGGACCTAGGTACTTAACCGGCTCGTGTCTTGATCAGTTCAGGCCCTGGCTAACTGCTCTATTATTGCCTGTACTCTGTACTATAGGTCTCTAGCGAATGGGCGTGGCAGCTTCACTCCTCACTGctctgctagctagctagctagctacgatCGAAATGTGGTGTGGGAAATAGCTTCTGCACGGTTTATATAAGGACCTGCCTGTGATCACTGAAGCAAAGAAAGCTCAAGCAATAAGTGCTTGTTCGCTGTAGCGGCAAATTTAAGTATACGAATGGAAATTGATATGGACTGTCGTCCTCAAATGTATGCTACTACGTATAGCTTCGGCCATGAGCCAGTGAATACACTAATTAATAACGCAAGCTTAGGAAGCAATATATGTTCACGTTGTTCCCGGCCGTCGGTCTGGTTGCAAGACATGCGGGAGCATCGTGCTGCCCACCCTCGTTCGAGCCTTGGGCTTGGCCGTGTGCTCGATCACGAATTTTCTTCTATAAAAATGGCAATGGATGCTAATGCTTAGGTTGGTctcatttctttttattcccgGCCGTATGACCAACCAACGGGTGACTGAGTACTTAGCCAATCTCTAGCGTTAGATGCATTCTAGCAGCATCCCTAGGACAACAAGGAAAACGATGATCCCGTCATGTTATTCATGCATTCTAGCTGCATCCAGGGTTTTGGTTATTGGTCATGAAATCCGGTTATCGCCCGGTGACCGGATTTCCCGAGCATTCCGGTACATGGTCATACTAAGGAaaaaaaatgctgaaattcctcgaaaattttaaatttgaatgagAACCCTTGGTAGATGGTCACTGAGAAAATTGAATTTGAAGTTTGATTTTCAAATTTGTCTGATAATTGTTCGGATTTTCTGGTAATTGTGGGAACCGAAAATCCCAACCCCTTTCGGGATTTGTTTTCTATCGGGAACAAAAACCTTGGTTGCACCATCATTTTTTTTTGGGTAGAACAAGGCTTCTAGGTGATGATAAATAAATTAAAATTCTCACCATATAAGGGACTCTTTGATTGAGAGGAACCGTGTAAAGGAATTTTGGAGGATTCAAATCTTGAAAATTTCCGTACAAcggttgtttgatttgtaggaatgCTTCTCATAGGATTGTTTTTCTATACGAATCCTTTGAACTAGGTTTTGTAGAAAATCCAACACTAATTTAAACGTTTTTTAGAATCAACTGCTTTTTTTTGTGATAGAATCAAACAAACTTTGGTGCTTACAAAATCGTGTGGACATGATGTTGCAATCCTTTCCTTTTTCCAATTCATGTGTTCTCACAATTTTGAGAATAAATGAGGACCTAGTTATTACTCTGTGGGACATCAAatttagaaagaaaaaaatatgtAGGACATAAGTTCTTGCATATTTTAAAAACCATGTTACATAAAAATCCTGTTAAATAATAAAATGCAATGAAAAACTCCATTTCAAATGGATCCTAAGATTACAAAAAGATAATTGCCAGACACGAAATATGTCTACAAATTTGGACGAAGTCAAACATGACTCTTGACTTCAATTCAACACTTTGAACTAATATTTTCTTTAAAAATTACCACCCCTGTCCTTTTATAATTAGTAAAATCGTAAAAAtgcaatattttttaaaaaaagggaaaaaaatcatGTAAGTAGAGAATGTACGAAAACATGTACATATATCAAATTTATACCGGATCCAGAAACATTACAATGCCATGTTTGTAAGGAAAATCGGGCTAAAAAATCACACAAGCGAAGGAGACCTGTCTTCAGCACAAGTAGGCCAGCGAAGAAGCACTGCGCATCCTGGTGTTGAGGACTTCTCTTTTGTGCGCGTAATGCGTATAATCGTAGGATGTGTGTCGACATTGACACACCACTTGAGCCGTCCCACAATGCAGTGTGGATCAGGTCGTCACCTGCGCACAAAACCTTCTCGTCAGGTTAGCATCATCACGGTTGCATCCtgtggatcatgtttaagctcatcaCGCTTGCTCTGCTCTGCTACCACCATCTCGTAGCCTCGCCCGTCGTATATATACAGGTCTTCAGGAGCGCCGTATGTTTCTACGCACTCGCCGTGGCGGCTCGATAAAATCTTGCAGTTTGTACGTACGGTACGTACGTATGGCACCGATGGTCCAGTATTCATTCCAAGAGAACGGGACTGCACACATTTAATCTGCCGTGTGTGTTTCCCTAGAGATCGAGACGGCGGTGCCCAATTTTCCACTTATCGTAATGCCGATCGTGACACTGGAACACACACCTAGCTTAGGCTGTTGCATCCTAGGTTGTGTAGCTACCATCTCCGTGTATCTTGTCACGCTTTGCTACCACGGAACACGGATCCGGTCGATCTATCGCAGAAAACTTGTCCGTCCAAGCGCGATCCCCACGACTTAACTGTGTCCATACCTAGTGATCATTTTTCTGTCGACATACCTAGTAGTGATCATGATCTCGCGGAATTATGTCTCACGCCGTCACGCGGATATCTGGATATGGAAACACAGAGCGCCACGTTCGTTTCTGCTAGTTCATGAACTGCGCTGTACCGACCGGTCCTAGGATCTAGCACTTCCTCCAATCTATAATAAATACGTCGCCACACTTACTATGGATTGGAGGAAGTAGCAGAATTCTAACTGTTGCATTTGATTGTCGATCAAACTCTAAGTAATTAATTGGGATCGATAGATAGTCACCTTGGCGCCATGGCTATACAGGCTGACCGTCCTCCTTGTGGCTTGGCCACCGTGGGTGCCAAGGACGCGATCCAAATCTCAGGGTGGCTCCTAGACCAGTTTCAGCCATGGAGCAAGATCTGGTGAAAACCCTATTTCGGGCTGTGGCTGAAATTAGCGGCGGTGACACCTTGTGTTTCATCTCCTTCTAGAAGGCATCCCTGAGGTAAAGCACCTACCTCCAATACCTtcagggaaaccctagatccatgggCCAGAGTGTTGTCGGCGCTCCTATGTTGTTCCCCCGTTGGGGGCATCAATCCTGGAGGTGCACATTGGACTGGGGGATCCATGTATGGTTTTATGGTGGCGTGGTGTTGTTTCTAGCGCATCGTCGACGGCGAGTCTCGGCGGCGTAGCGCTGCGGGGCCTGGGTGGCTGACGTGTGATGTTGGACACACGCAGGGAGGTGACAATGTCTGATGTTGCGGTTGGGTCGACAAAATCCTCACAAAATCGTTGCATAGATCCTTGTCCTGAAGATGGGTTTACGGAAGAAGTTGCGTAGGTGTGGGATCAGGGCGCAATGCCCTCATCATGGCTACCCCCTTCATCATTTTCTAGGTGTTGCGTTTGTCACCAAGAAAGTGTTTTTGGGTTGATCGATATATTAATAGTTCAATAAAAATGGTTGTATGTATCATTTTGATGTAGATACGGGTAAATACACcattttaaaaaagaaaaaaaaatcttgctCATCATTCATATCAGCATCGAACCCGGATTTTCTAGATAGAGCAGACTTGTCCAGGACTTGAACCGAGTGTTGGATGCAGGTATTATTTCTGTGACAAGCACAATCACTGTGAAAGCACGTGTGTAAACGGCCGGGTGGAACCACGGAGGAGACCAACGGGAAGCGTGGGGTGGTCCATGAAACCACAAGCAAGCGATGCGTGTCCGTGTCATGCACAGTAGACTTCCGTGCCGGTCGAAAGGGACGACACAAattacggttttgctatgtctcagtcaactgagattttctcaagtctaagtcacttacaaaaaaattgcttgagttgcacttttctgtcaaaaaagtgcaattgcattttTCTACCAGAAATATGCAACtggaccgagttgcacttttctttaaactgtagttgcacttttctaagttgactgagacttaagaaaatctcagtcaactaagACATAGACACACCCCACAAATTAACCCGCCGGCACGAGAAAGGCACGGATCATCGGACCGGAACCTACTCACCACTTAACTTACCCCAGTGCATTTACTCCCGTTATTTTCACAGCGATCTCGCCGGATCGCGATGGACACGGCCAGGATCGATAGATCCTACGTACCAGGCTACCAGTGTGTTTGTAGCGTAGCCACAGTCACATTGCACCAGTTAGGTCTACCTGGACTCCTAGTCCTAGCTACAATCTTTCCACAGAATTCAGGCTGCCCATTAATCCCGTTGCATCAGCGTACAGTCTAGCAGCTAGTGAACCCGTACCTAACAACGTGTCTCATCTCATGTCTCTCACCTCAAAGATCCCCCCCAAAAAATAAGGTACACGTCTTGGGCCCTTCCACCGAGGTTGCACCGGTCGCGCCCGTACACGTAGCAACCCAAATGCAGTATCGATCAGCATCGGGCTTTTCTAACCCAAGAACATCGTATCATTTACCACTAGCAGTAGCAGGAGTACTTAATTCTTGTTATCCGGTGTGTATCAGATCGCTTTACCACCATCTTACTCCACTAACGACGATGTAACCCAAGTGTACGCAgttttcttctccaatgatctgatGCGCGCGGCAATAATATACCTCGACGAAAATATCAGCTGAATTCGCTATCCGATCCGATGCCGCTGCCCTGCCAATCGCCTCACGTCGTCGTGCAACACGGCCCTACATCAGTAGTGGTGAGGCTTCCGTCCTCCACCGTGAGTAGACCGATGGCCAATGAGGACGCCAACGATACATGAGTAAGCCGATCTTTTGTTCTGCTAATCGTTGGAGGGCATGGAGCACCATCGACCCAAAATATCTTGGAGGATCTCCTGTACTGCTGCGTAGGATGGATAGGGAACTGAACCGAGGGACTGGGAACCACTGGGTCTGGAGATTTTAGCTGGGTCTGGACAAAACAAAACAACAGCCTTCATCTCCTTTTGACAAACACAGTGAccatcttttctgtttctttaggAGCACGCTGAACATCTTCTTGCTGATTCTTGTGGAAAACACACCAAAACTTCTTTTCATTGCGGTTATGAAGAAAGGAGTGGCCGGATGCAACGGCGAACCTCTCTTCTGTGGACTTCGGGGAAAGAGCCATTTCTGATTTTAACTGATGAGATTGATCACTTGTGTTCCAGTCAATTTAAGCTACAGTCTTTTTCTTCGGATGCCTGATTAGCGCGCGTAACCACGAAGTTGAGAAGCTGATGTGCTTCAGACCTTGTGACTGTGATCATGAATCCCCTCTACTTAAAATTTGGATCGCGAATCCC contains:
- the LOC124701629 gene encoding polyol transporter 5-like — protein: MSTDTDAVPVAVAPAKRPSINKYAFACALLASMNSVLLGYDISVMSGAQLFMKEDLKITDTQIEILAGVISIYSLFGSLAAGLTSDWLGRRYTMVLAAAIFFTGALVMGLAPNYAFLMAGRFVAGIGVGYALMIAPVYTAEVAPTSSRGFLTTFPEVFNNFGILLGYVSNFAFARLPVHQSWRAMFLVGAVPPVFLGFAVLAMPESPRWLVMRGRIEDARRVLRRTSDSHEEAEERLLDIKRVVGIPADATDADDVVAIVRANEAARGQGVWRELLINPSRPVRRMLVAGLGLMFIQQATGVDCVVMYSPRVFEAAGIKSKTNSLGASMAVGACKTFFIPIATLLLDRIGRRPLLLASGGGMAIFLFTLATSLLMLDRRPESEAKALGAVSIAAMLSFVASFASGLGPVAWVYCSEIYPLRLRAQAAAIGTGLNRLMGGATTMSFLSLTHTITIAGAFYLYACIAAAGWVFMYFFLPETMGRSLEDTGKLFGKDTDDDVDGVVRHERKKSTELIGAPQ